One part of the Rhodanobacteraceae bacterium genome encodes these proteins:
- a CDS encoding beta-propeller fold lactonase family protein has protein sequence MNRLFLSIALGLATVAPSQAQNAFVHWESPHAHPLELSADGTRLVAVNTADHRLEVYAVVAGLPQHQRSIPVGIDPVSVRLRGNTEAWVINHLSDTISVVDIASGQLLRTVATGDEPADVVFAGSPQRAFVTLSSRNQLQVFDAASPAAALNTLSLDGEEPRALAVSPDGSRVYVALFESGNGTTAVPIPAVTNANGPYAGQNPPPNSGTQFSPAINPALPAAPRVAQIVRKDAGGVWRDDNGRDWSQFITWNIADNDVAIVNPNSLAVNYVSGLMTMVMGLGVGSDGRVAIVGTEAKNEIRFEPNVQSIFVRSELASFAQGAPGSASVVDLNPHLDYQARSVAQSVRDQAIGDPRAVVLHPTSGEWFVAGMGSNNVVVTDASGARLGRIEVGQGPTGLALNADGSRLYVLNKFDGSLSTLDTAARSELDREAFFDPTPLAIKEGRPLLYDTHATSGLGQASCASCHVDTRLDGLAWDLGDPSGSLKAINQPCRPGNVCDNWHPMKGPLVTQTLQGIVGNGAMHWRGDKEDVAAFAPAFVRLQGDDAEPSAAEMQKLENFIASVKYPPNPNRNPDGSLMTTMAVTGGNGDPASGQNLFLTFPSLPGGLACAACHALPNGTTGEIDNPGVAPQPMKNAQLRGLWEKVGLSFASQNNTRGFGFMSDSRLDTLMARLTGPFNFGPANLAPQRRRDVEAFLLAFDTGTPAAVGRMVAFDGSNNNDPTGVALLANLVAQADTGSIALIARRYEASAARGYVYATQSVWLSDRENQPTTADALRTGASAAVPVTFIAVPITTQFRMGVDRDADSVFDQDELDSGSDPTNATSLPASFCRADFDGNGTLDGADLSAFTAAHTASNPRANWDRSFGSNGLPTITAADLSGYQAAHAAGCTTSGDALYANGFE, from the coding sequence ATGAACCGCTTGTTCCTGAGCATCGCCCTGGGCCTCGCCACCGTGGCCCCGTCCCAGGCCCAGAACGCCTTCGTCCACTGGGAGAGTCCGCATGCGCATCCGCTGGAGCTGAGCGCGGATGGCACGCGCCTGGTGGCGGTCAATACCGCCGACCATCGCCTGGAGGTCTACGCCGTCGTCGCCGGCCTGCCGCAGCACCAGCGTTCGATCCCGGTCGGCATCGACCCGGTGTCGGTGCGGCTCCGTGGCAACACCGAAGCCTGGGTAATCAATCACTTGTCCGACACCATTTCGGTGGTCGACATCGCCAGCGGCCAGCTGCTGCGCACCGTCGCCACCGGGGACGAGCCGGCGGACGTGGTGTTCGCCGGCTCGCCGCAGCGCGCTTTCGTGACCCTGTCCTCGCGCAACCAGCTGCAGGTGTTTGATGCGGCAAGCCCGGCTGCCGCACTCAACACCTTGAGCCTGGACGGCGAGGAACCACGCGCGTTGGCGGTCAGCCCGGACGGCAGCCGGGTCTACGTGGCCCTGTTCGAGTCCGGCAATGGGACCACCGCCGTGCCGATCCCGGCAGTGACCAATGCGAACGGCCCTTACGCCGGGCAGAACCCGCCGCCGAACTCAGGTACCCAGTTCTCGCCGGCGATCAATCCGGCGTTGCCAGCGGCGCCGCGCGTGGCGCAGATCGTACGCAAGGACGCGGGCGGCGTGTGGCGCGACGATAACGGCCGCGACTGGTCGCAGTTCATTACCTGGAACATCGCCGACAACGACGTCGCCATCGTCAACCCCAACTCGCTTGCAGTGAACTACGTGTCCGGCCTGATGACCATGGTGATGGGCCTGGGCGTGGGCAGCGACGGCCGCGTCGCGATCGTCGGCACCGAGGCAAAGAACGAGATCCGCTTCGAACCCAATGTCCAGAGCATCTTCGTCCGCAGTGAACTGGCGAGCTTCGCCCAGGGCGCGCCGGGCAGCGCGAGTGTGGTAGACCTGAACCCGCACCTCGACTACCAGGCGCGCAGTGTTGCGCAGTCGGTCCGCGACCAGGCCATCGGCGATCCGCGCGCGGTCGTGCTGCATCCGACCAGCGGCGAATGGTTCGTCGCCGGCATGGGTTCCAACAACGTGGTGGTGACCGATGCCAGCGGCGCGCGCCTGGGTCGCATCGAGGTGGGCCAGGGTCCGACCGGCCTGGCGCTCAACGCCGACGGCAGCCGGCTCTACGTGCTGAACAAGTTCGACGGGTCGCTCTCGACCCTCGACACCGCTGCGCGCAGCGAGCTCGATCGCGAGGCCTTTTTCGACCCGACACCGCTCGCGATCAAGGAAGGCCGACCGCTGCTGTACGACACCCACGCCACGAGTGGCCTGGGCCAGGCATCCTGTGCGTCCTGCCATGTCGACACCCGACTGGACGGCCTGGCCTGGGACCTCGGCGACCCCAGCGGAAGCCTGAAAGCGATCAACCAGCCCTGCCGTCCCGGCAATGTCTGCGACAACTGGCACCCGATGAAGGGCCCGCTGGTGACCCAGACGCTTCAGGGCATCGTCGGCAATGGCGCGATGCACTGGCGCGGCGACAAGGAGGATGTCGCCGCCTTCGCCCCAGCCTTTGTCAGGCTGCAGGGAGACGACGCGGAACCTTCGGCTGCGGAGATGCAGAAGCTGGAGAACTTCATCGCCAGCGTGAAATACCCGCCGAACCCCAACCGCAACCCGGACGGCAGCCTGATGACCACCATGGCGGTCACCGGTGGCAACGGCGATCCCGCGAGCGGCCAGAACCTGTTCCTGACCTTTCCGTCGCTCCCGGGCGGGCTGGCCTGCGCCGCCTGCCATGCGCTGCCGAACGGCACGACCGGGGAAATCGACAACCCCGGCGTGGCGCCGCAGCCGATGAAAAACGCCCAGCTCCGCGGACTTTGGGAGAAGGTCGGCCTGTCCTTCGCCAGTCAGAACAACACGCGCGGCTTCGGTTTCATGAGCGACTCGCGCCTCGACACCCTGATGGCACGCCTGACCGGGCCGTTCAACTTTGGCCCGGCGAACCTGGCACCGCAGCGCCGCCGGGATGTCGAAGCCTTCCTGCTCGCATTCGATACGGGAACGCCAGCCGCGGTCGGGCGCATGGTGGCTTTCGATGGCAGCAACAACAACGATCCGACTGGCGTTGCGCTGCTCGCCAACCTGGTGGCCCAGGCCGACACCGGCTCGATCGCGCTGATCGCGCGGCGCTACGAGGCCTCAGCCGCCCGTGGCTACGTCTACGCCACGCAGTCGGTTTGGCTAAGCGACCGCGAAAACCAGCCCACCACTGCCGATGCCCTGCGGACTGGCGCGAGCGCCGCTGTCCCAGTGACGTTCATCGCCGTGCCGATCACCACCCAGTTCCGCATGGGCGTGGACCGCGATGCCGACAGCGTCTTCGACCAGGACGAGCTCGACAGCGGCAGCGATCCGACGAACGCCACCTCGCTCCCAGCCAGCTTCTGCCGCGCCGATTTCGATGGCAATGGCACGCTGGATGGCGCAGACCTGAGCGCATTCACGGCCGCACACACGGCGAGCAACCCGCGCGCCAACTGGGACCGCAGCTTCGGCAGCAACGGCTTGCCGACCATCACCGCAGCCGATCTCAGCGGCTACCAGGCAGCGCATGCGGCGGGCTGCACCACAAGCGGTGACGCGTTGTACGCGAACGGGTTTGAATGA
- a CDS encoding alpha/beta fold hydrolase, which translates to MQPMAPRPPSRLLLALESRAVFEWGAFALAWPWLKSRAPRGDGHPVLVLPGLVAGDSSTWPLRRYLEELGYTPYPWQLGVNFGPRGETVPKLLARVRRIERKHGRKVSLIGWSLGGAMARALGAHLPESVRNVITLGSPVQPHAHATNAWKVFEAVSGWRSDDPELRQMASVTPPMPNTSIFSKADGIVSWKVSLAPEAPHSENIEIAASHLGMGVNPLVLWAIADRLAQPEGAWKPFERHNLLRRVLFRKPHHFRIAQWL; encoded by the coding sequence ATGCAACCGATGGCACCACGGCCGCCGTCGCGCCTGCTGCTGGCGCTGGAATCGCGCGCGGTGTTCGAGTGGGGCGCATTCGCCCTGGCTTGGCCCTGGCTCAAATCCAGGGCGCCGCGCGGCGATGGCCATCCGGTGTTGGTGCTGCCCGGTCTGGTTGCAGGCGACAGCAGCACCTGGCCGCTGCGGCGTTACCTCGAAGAACTCGGCTATACGCCCTACCCCTGGCAACTCGGGGTGAATTTCGGACCGCGTGGCGAGACCGTGCCCAAGCTGCTCGCGCGGGTGCGCCGCATCGAGCGCAAGCATGGGCGCAAGGTCAGCCTGATCGGCTGGTCGCTTGGCGGCGCGATGGCACGCGCACTGGGCGCGCACCTGCCGGAGTCGGTGCGCAATGTGATCACGCTGGGCTCGCCGGTGCAGCCGCACGCGCATGCGACCAACGCCTGGAAGGTGTTCGAGGCGGTCAGCGGTTGGCGCAGCGACGATCCGGAGTTGCGGCAGATGGCGAGCGTCACCCCGCCGATGCCGAATACCTCGATCTTCAGCAAGGCCGACGGCATCGTCTCGTGGAAGGTCAGCCTGGCGCCCGAGGCGCCGCACAGCGAGAACATCGAAATCGCCGCCAGCCATCTCGGCATGGGCGTCAATCCGCTGGTGCTGTGGGCCATCGCCGACCGCCTGGCGCAGCCGGAGGGCGCGTGGAAGCCCTTCGAGCGGCACAACCTGTTGCGCCGGGTGCTGTTCCGCAAGCCGCATCATTTCCGCATCGCGCAGTGGCTGTGA
- a CDS encoding wax ester/triacylglycerol synthase family O-acyltransferase yields MRLRTLSGLDAGFLYLEASGTPMHVGSLMLLAPPKKRGYDFHHALQTLIAERLPKARALKRILVDAPLELAHPMWGEATHIELEHHIRREQLPRPGSMAQLLRRCAELHADMLPRDRPLWRLVVIEGLASGEVALYSKIHHALLDGQGGIALAQALLDLQPRIPKAAKEIEVVASEHLPGTRARAQTAARATVSQFARLIRAVPATLKLAGNVLGETGLIGKLREAVLLAPKTPFNVQIGSERAFAVASIDLARVKRVAKGHGVSLNDVVMAMVAHALREHLKRQDALPEEPLVVGMPISLRGAGDGEANNQVSMVQCPLPTEIADPLMRLQAIRSATAGIKHRVGALKDLIPTDFPGLAAPLWASGLSRLWSRGRISERLPHLANLVISNVPGPPIELFLAGARVVHYYPISIVTHGLALNVTVQSYGGHLEFGVISAKDVVERPETLARAFERGLAALERRLPA; encoded by the coding sequence GTGCGACTACGGACGTTGAGCGGGCTGGATGCCGGATTCCTTTACCTGGAGGCCTCGGGCACGCCGATGCACGTCGGCAGCCTGATGCTGCTGGCGCCGCCGAAGAAGCGCGGCTACGACTTCCACCATGCCCTGCAGACCCTGATCGCCGAGCGCCTGCCGAAGGCGCGCGCGCTCAAGCGGATCCTGGTCGATGCGCCGCTGGAACTTGCGCACCCGATGTGGGGCGAGGCGACCCACATCGAACTGGAACACCACATCCGGCGCGAGCAGTTGCCGCGCCCCGGCAGCATGGCGCAGTTGCTGCGCCGATGCGCCGAATTGCATGCGGACATGCTCCCGCGCGACCGTCCGCTGTGGCGACTGGTGGTGATCGAAGGCCTCGCCAGCGGCGAGGTTGCGCTGTACTCGAAGATTCACCATGCGCTGCTCGACGGTCAGGGCGGCATTGCCCTCGCCCAGGCCCTGCTCGACCTGCAACCGCGCATCCCTAAGGCAGCGAAGGAGATCGAGGTCGTCGCCTCGGAGCACCTGCCGGGAACCCGCGCCCGCGCGCAGACAGCGGCGCGCGCCACGGTCTCGCAGTTCGCGCGCCTGATTCGCGCCGTGCCGGCCACCCTCAAGCTCGCCGGCAATGTGCTCGGCGAGACCGGACTGATCGGCAAGCTGCGCGAGGCGGTGCTACTGGCGCCGAAGACGCCGTTCAACGTGCAGATCGGCAGCGAGCGCGCCTTCGCCGTGGCCAGCATCGACCTGGCCCGGGTCAAACGGGTCGCCAAGGGCCACGGCGTCAGCCTGAACGATGTGGTCATGGCGATGGTGGCACACGCGCTGCGTGAGCATTTGAAGCGCCAGGACGCCCTGCCCGAGGAGCCGCTGGTGGTTGGCATGCCGATCTCCCTGCGCGGCGCCGGCGACGGCGAGGCGAACAACCAGGTGTCGATGGTGCAGTGCCCGTTGCCCACCGAGATTGCCGATCCACTCATGCGCCTGCAGGCGATCCGCAGCGCCACCGCCGGCATCAAGCACCGAGTTGGCGCGCTGAAGGACCTGATTCCCACCGATTTCCCTGGCCTCGCCGCGCCGCTGTGGGCCAGCGGCCTCAGCCGCCTGTGGTCGCGCGGGCGCATCTCCGAGCGCCTGCCGCACCTGGCAAACCTGGTGATTTCCAACGTCCCCGGGCCGCCGATCGAACTGTTCCTCGCCGGCGCGCGCGTGGTGCATTACTACCCGATCTCGATCGTTACCCATGGACTGGCGCTGAACGTCACGGTGCAGAGCTACGGCGGCCATCTTGAGTTCGGCGTGATCAGCGCCAAGGATGTAGTGGAACGTCCTGAAACGCTGGCACGCGCCTTCGAACGCGGGCTTGCCGCACTGGAACGGAGGCTGCCGGCTTGA
- the yajC gene encoding preprotein translocase subunit YajC → MDFLISPAYAQAAGQQPSMWPSLIMLVVFFAIFYFLLIRPQQKRMAEHKKMVDALSRGDEIVTQGGLLGRVEEVGDSFITLEISQGVKIKVQKHALGAVLPKGTYKSA, encoded by the coding sequence ATGGATTTCCTGATTTCACCGGCATACGCGCAGGCCGCCGGCCAGCAGCCCAGCATGTGGCCCAGCCTGATCATGCTGGTGGTGTTCTTCGCCATCTTCTACTTCCTGCTGATCCGTCCGCAGCAGAAGCGCATGGCGGAACACAAGAAGATGGTCGACGCGCTGTCGCGCGGCGACGAGATCGTCACCCAGGGCGGCTTGCTGGGGCGCGTCGAAGAAGTCGGCGACAGCTTCATAACGCTGGAGATCTCGCAGGGCGTGAAGATCAAGGTGCAGAAGCACGCGCTCGGCGCAGTGCTGCCGAAAGGCACCTACAAGTCCGCCTGA
- the secD gene encoding protein translocase subunit SecD has product MFDFPKWKLGLVVVLVLLAAVYALPNVFPEQPAIQISANRGSTIDEVLQGRVEGTLKGKEIPYFQVERTEERLMVRFPDADHQLKGADALREELKEKYTVALNLASTVPGWLSAVGARPMTLGLDLQGGVHFLMEVDQQAARAKLEDRYVNDIYTILRAEKIAYKSVVRARDGLAVELMTAEDKAKALTELAEQSPDLLLESPEGSPTSLLAKIRPEKVVEAQKHTIDQNITTLRNRVSELGVAEPVIAQQGQTRIVVQLPGVQDTAAAKKILGATATLEYRAVNDSANAAEAATTGKVPPDSRLYYDKAGNPVLLKKDLIATGDQLVDATSGFDQQSGTPMVSVRLDSAGGRRMLDFTSENVGRPMAVVYIERVPEFRKVDGKEVRSFKETQTVISVASIRGVFSTNFQTTGLDSPNEARDLALLLRAGSLAVPVDIIEERIIGPSLGQDNIERGLEATLIGFLLIVVFVIFYYKLVGVVSVVGLVVNLLLLMAILSALGATLTMPGIAGIVLTLGMAVDANVLIAERIREEIRSGNSPMTALKAGYEKAWGTILDANLTTLFAAIAMFAFGSGPVKGFAVTMFTGILTSMFSAVTVTQLIMAMVYGRQRKVQSISV; this is encoded by the coding sequence ATGTTTGATTTTCCCAAATGGAAGCTCGGCCTGGTGGTCGTGCTGGTGTTGCTGGCCGCGGTCTATGCGCTGCCCAACGTGTTCCCCGAGCAGCCGGCGATCCAGATTTCCGCCAACCGCGGCTCCACCATCGACGAGGTCCTGCAAGGGCGCGTCGAAGGCACTCTGAAGGGCAAGGAAATCCCGTACTTCCAGGTCGAACGCACCGAAGAGCGCCTGATGGTGCGCTTCCCGGATGCCGACCATCAGCTCAAGGGCGCGGACGCGCTGCGTGAGGAGTTGAAGGAGAAGTACACGGTGGCGCTGAATCTCGCGTCCACGGTTCCGGGCTGGCTGAGCGCGGTCGGTGCGCGGCCGATGACCCTTGGCCTCGACCTCCAGGGTGGCGTGCACTTCCTGATGGAAGTCGACCAGCAGGCCGCCCGCGCCAAGCTCGAAGACCGCTACGTCAACGATATCTACACGATCCTGCGCGCCGAGAAGATCGCCTACAAGTCGGTGGTGCGTGCACGCGACGGGCTGGCCGTGGAGCTGATGACCGCCGAGGACAAGGCGAAGGCGCTGACCGAACTCGCCGAGCAGTCGCCCGACCTGCTGCTGGAGTCGCCCGAGGGTAGCCCCACCTCGCTGCTGGCGAAGATCCGCCCGGAGAAGGTCGTCGAGGCGCAGAAACACACCATCGACCAGAACATCACCACACTGCGCAACCGCGTCAGCGAACTCGGCGTCGCCGAGCCGGTGATCGCGCAGCAGGGCCAGACCCGCATTGTGGTGCAGCTGCCAGGCGTGCAGGACACGGCGGCGGCGAAGAAGATTCTGGGCGCCACCGCGACGCTTGAGTACCGCGCAGTGAATGACAGCGCAAACGCGGCCGAGGCGGCCACCACCGGCAAGGTTCCGCCAGATTCGCGCCTGTATTACGACAAGGCCGGCAATCCCGTGCTGTTGAAGAAGGACCTGATCGCCACCGGTGACCAACTGGTCGATGCCACCAGCGGGTTCGACCAGCAGAGCGGCACGCCGATGGTCTCGGTGCGCCTGGACTCGGCTGGCGGCCGTCGCATGCTCGACTTCACCAGCGAAAATGTCGGGCGCCCGATGGCGGTCGTGTACATCGAGCGCGTGCCGGAATTCCGCAAGGTCGACGGCAAGGAAGTGCGCAGCTTCAAGGAGACCCAGACGGTCATCAGCGTCGCGTCGATCCGCGGCGTGTTCAGCACCAACTTCCAGACCACCGGTCTCGACAGCCCGAACGAAGCGCGCGACCTGGCGTTGCTGCTGCGCGCCGGCTCGCTGGCGGTGCCGGTGGACATCATCGAGGAGCGCATCATTGGTCCCAGCCTGGGCCAGGACAACATCGAGCGCGGCCTCGAAGCGACGCTGATCGGTTTCCTGCTGATCGTGGTCTTCGTGATCTTCTACTACAAGCTGGTTGGTGTGGTGTCGGTGGTCGGCCTGGTGGTCAACCTGCTGCTGCTGATGGCCATCCTGAGTGCGCTCGGCGCCACGCTGACGATGCCCGGCATCGCCGGTATCGTGCTCACGCTCGGCATGGCGGTCGACGCAAACGTGCTGATCGCCGAGCGTATCCGCGAGGAGATCCGCTCCGGCAATTCGCCGATGACCGCGTTGAAGGCGGGTTACGAAAAGGCCTGGGGCACCATCCTCGATGCCAACCTGACCACGCTGTTCGCGGCGATCGCGATGTTCGCCTTCGGTTCGGGCCCGGTGAAGGGCTTCGCCGTGACCATGTTCACCGGCATCCTGACCTCGATGTTCAGCGCGGTCACGGTGACCCAGTTGATCATGGCGATGGTCTACGGCCGCCAGCGCAAAGTGCAGTCGATCTCGGTCTGA
- the secF gene encoding protein translocase subunit SecF yields MEFFNPNANIQFMSWRKVTVAISAFLILASIVLLATRGLDLALDFTGGTLVEAEFEQPVEIEAVRAALDKGGFQNFTVQSIGGAREAAMRLPPMEKGETVGVERQREVAEAVANALNAADLKATIKRSEFVGPQVGEELAEDGIIAVVFVILTIMLYVAVRFEWRFGLAAIAGEAHDVIIALGFVSLMGLSFDLTVLAGLLTVAGYSINDKVVVFDRVREIFRSARKLGPEETINKAVNNTLSRTIITGITTFFALFSLYFLGGPVVEGFALTVIFGIVVGTLSSIFFCNPILLWLGVSKSDLQTVRKEDPELALRP; encoded by the coding sequence ATGGAATTCTTCAATCCGAATGCCAACATCCAGTTCATGTCCTGGCGCAAGGTCACGGTTGCCATTTCGGCTTTCCTGATCCTGGCGTCGATCGTGCTGCTGGCCACGCGTGGACTGGACCTCGCGCTCGATTTCACCGGGGGCACCTTGGTCGAAGCCGAGTTCGAGCAGCCGGTCGAGATCGAAGCGGTCCGCGCCGCGCTGGACAAGGGCGGCTTCCAGAACTTCACCGTGCAGAGCATCGGCGGCGCGCGCGAGGCTGCGATGCGCCTGCCGCCAATGGAAAAGGGCGAAACGGTGGGCGTGGAACGGCAGCGCGAAGTGGCCGAGGCGGTCGCCAATGCACTCAACGCCGCGGATCTCAAGGCGACGATCAAGCGCAGTGAATTCGTCGGCCCGCAGGTCGGTGAGGAACTCGCCGAGGACGGCATCATCGCGGTGGTCTTCGTGATCCTGACCATCATGCTGTACGTGGCAGTACGCTTCGAATGGCGCTTCGGCCTGGCGGCGATCGCGGGCGAAGCGCATGACGTCATCATTGCGCTGGGTTTCGTCTCGCTGATGGGACTGAGCTTCGATCTGACGGTGCTCGCGGGGCTGCTGACGGTGGCCGGTTACTCGATCAACGACAAGGTGGTCGTATTCGACCGCGTCCGCGAGATCTTCCGCAGCGCACGCAAGCTCGGTCCGGAAGAGACCATCAACAAGGCGGTCAACAACACCTTGTCGCGTACCATCATCACCGGCATCACCACCTTCTTCGCGCTGTTCTCGCTGTACTTCCTGGGCGGCCCGGTGGTCGAAGGCTTTGCCTTGACGGTGATCTTTGGCATCGTGGTCGGCACGCTGTCGTCGATCTTCTTCTGCAACCCGATCCTGCTCTGGCTTGGCGTTTCGAAGAGCGATCTGCAGACGGTGCGCAAGGAAGATCCGGAACTCGCGCTGCGCCCCTGA
- a CDS encoding RNA polymerase factor sigma-54, whose amino-acid sequence MKPSLQLRVGQQLTLTPQLKQAIRLLTLSTVELQGELALAVESNPMLEWDDVAPSEASPEPIEAGADGGDQAAEAADGVAAEAGESEDWREASEFDLPDYAAGRQGDDNDEDHGDTRHAEVPDLADHLLWQLHLSHLSPRDLAIAHAIVESLDDDGYLLEPDEAIIEAVAPEHRVGADEVAAVRHFVQQLEPVGVASRDLRECLSVQLHQFDADPAQALALRIVATHLEVLARHDRARLARELGVSEPELDAASALIRRLSPKPGARFAAVATEHVVPDVYVYKRGALWEVGLNPGAAPKLRVNDHYANLLRRCARDEGTALKSQLQEARWLLKSLEQRDQTVLKVARVIVERQQAFLERGAEAMKPLVLREVAEEIGMHESTVSRVTTRKYMHTPRGTLEFKYFFSSHVATRDGGEASSTAIQAMIKKLIDEESPQKPLSDSAISDVLKRRGILVARRTVAKYREAMRIPSSNERVRSV is encoded by the coding sequence ATGAAACCGAGCCTCCAACTCCGCGTCGGCCAGCAGCTCACGCTGACCCCGCAGCTCAAGCAGGCGATCCGGTTGCTCACCTTGTCGACCGTGGAACTGCAGGGCGAGCTGGCGCTCGCGGTCGAAAGCAATCCGATGCTGGAATGGGACGATGTCGCCCCATCCGAGGCCAGTCCCGAGCCCATCGAGGCGGGTGCCGATGGCGGCGACCAGGCCGCGGAGGCCGCCGATGGCGTTGCCGCCGAGGCAGGCGAGTCCGAGGACTGGCGCGAGGCCAGTGAATTCGACCTGCCGGACTACGCCGCTGGCCGGCAGGGCGACGACAACGATGAGGATCACGGAGATACCCGCCATGCGGAAGTACCGGATCTCGCCGACCACCTGCTGTGGCAGCTGCACCTGTCGCATCTGAGTCCGCGCGACCTGGCAATCGCGCATGCGATCGTCGAGTCGCTGGACGACGACGGCTACCTGCTGGAACCCGACGAGGCGATCATCGAGGCGGTCGCGCCGGAACATCGCGTGGGTGCCGATGAGGTCGCCGCTGTGCGCCACTTCGTACAGCAGCTGGAGCCGGTGGGTGTCGCCAGTCGCGACCTGCGCGAATGCCTGTCGGTGCAGTTGCACCAGTTCGATGCCGATCCGGCGCAGGCGCTCGCGCTGCGCATCGTGGCAACGCATCTGGAAGTGCTGGCGCGGCACGATCGCGCGCGCCTCGCGCGCGAACTGGGCGTCAGCGAGCCGGAACTGGATGCCGCGAGCGCATTGATCCGCCGCCTGTCGCCGAAGCCAGGCGCGCGTTTCGCGGCGGTCGCCACCGAGCACGTTGTGCCCGATGTGTACGTCTACAAGCGCGGTGCGCTGTGGGAAGTGGGCCTGAATCCCGGGGCCGCGCCGAAGCTGCGCGTCAACGATCACTACGCCAACCTGCTACGCCGATGTGCGCGCGATGAAGGCACCGCGCTGAAGAGCCAGTTGCAGGAGGCGCGCTGGCTGCTGAAGAGCCTGGAGCAGCGCGACCAGACCGTGCTCAAGGTGGCGCGGGTGATCGTCGAGCGCCAGCAGGCTTTCCTCGAGCGCGGCGCCGAAGCGATGAAGCCCCTGGTGCTGCGCGAGGTGGCCGAGGAGATCGGCATGCATGAGTCGACGGTCAGCCGCGTGACTACGCGCAAATACATGCACACGCCGCGCGGTACCCTGGAGTTCAAGTACTTCTTTTCCAGCCATGTCGCCACCCGGGATGGCGGGGAAGCATCCAGCACGGCCATCCAGGCCATGATCAAGAAACTGATCGATGAGGAGTCGCCGCAGAAACCGCTCTCCGACAGTGCCATCTCCGACGTGCTCAAGCGCCGCGGCATCCTGGTGGCGCGACGTACGGTCGCCAAGTATCGTGAAGCCATGCGCATTCCCTCGTCCAACGAACGTGTGCGCTCCGTCTGA
- the raiA gene encoding ribosome-associated translation inhibitor RaiA, which yields MNLTISGHQLEITDALKTYARNKVQKLIVPFEQVIDAHVILGTEKLAQYAEATVNLRGKTLFAKAEGQDAYAAIDGLVDKLDRQLVRHKERNGEHRGATADSFDA from the coding sequence ATGAACCTCACCATTTCCGGCCATCAATTGGAAATCACCGATGCGCTCAAGACCTACGCGCGTAACAAGGTGCAGAAATTGATCGTACCGTTCGAACAGGTGATCGATGCCCACGTCATTCTCGGAACCGAGAAGCTCGCGCAATATGCAGAGGCGACCGTCAACCTGCGCGGCAAGACCCTGTTCGCGAAGGCCGAAGGCCAGGATGCGTACGCCGCCATCGATGGCCTGGTCGACAAGCTCGACCGCCAACTGGTACGGCACAAGGAACGCAACGGCGAACACCGTGGCGCCACTGCCGACAGCTTCGACGCCTGA
- a CDS encoding PTS sugar transporter subunit IIA has protein sequence MQLIDILARDRVAADVRVSSKKRLLEFLANLLAVDSGPGIERAIFEALIAREHLGSTGLGQGVAIPHGRVGGDIPPTAAFIRLKSPIDFDAPDGEPVDLVLALVVPEHFTDQHLALLAQVAELFSHPEVCAELRVAGDAQQLFERLRERTLQFSEV, from the coding sequence ATGCAACTGATCGACATCCTGGCCCGCGACCGCGTCGCTGCCGACGTGCGCGTCAGCAGCAAGAAGCGGCTGCTCGAGTTTCTCGCCAACCTGCTGGCGGTGGACTCGGGCCCGGGCATCGAGCGCGCGATTTTCGAGGCGCTGATCGCCCGCGAGCACCTGGGCTCCACGGGCTTGGGCCAGGGTGTCGCCATTCCCCATGGCCGCGTCGGCGGGGACATCCCGCCAACGGCGGCATTCATCCGCCTGAAGAGCCCGATCGACTTCGACGCGCCCGATGGCGAGCCGGTCGATCTGGTGCTCGCATTGGTGGTGCCGGAACATTTCACCGACCAGCACCTGGCACTGCTCGCCCAGGTGGCCGAGCTCTTCAGCCACCCCGAGGTATGCGCAGAATTGCGCGTGGCGGGAGACGCGCAGCAACTGTTCGAACGCCTGAGAGAACGTACGTTGCAGTTCAGCGAGGTCTGA